Part of the Cottoperca gobio chromosome 1, fCotGob3.1, whole genome shotgun sequence genome, ATCTCACAATGTGAAAATCAATCTGTATTATTTGTCAATACGTATATACAatctttaagtacattttaattttaggGCTTACTGATTGAGGACAGATTTGCTAaagctctttctcttctcctttgcAGGACTGTGCCAGGTTTTGGATGGATTCAGCACCCAAGTTTTCACTTTCTTTAGTAATCGCAGCCAGGGACCTCGGGGTTCAGGATTCAGGCCGTCCTGTACATCAGGGAGAGGAGAATGGTCAAGTATTTCTGTAACAACATAGACATCAGGAGTACGTGGGACCATGTTGTCTCTGCTTTTTGGCAGAGGTACCCGAACCCATTCAGGTATCGTAATATTCAGTATCAATGAAAAATATCAGTATTTCTTCAGAGGTGCTCATTGTAAAGCGTGtggtgggtgtcaaaggtcaacaCAGCCTTTAAGGTATTGTAGTTTGTAGTCGTGAAGTGCCTGAAATCAAAACAAGTACCCACAATCCTACTTGCTCATCATTGTCTAGATGTGAGTGACcaggaaaaaaagcaaaacatcacATTGTGAaccttttgtttagttttagtaactgcttttaatgtgatatTTCACCAGCTACAGTCATTTGCAACCAACTTCATCATAAATATAATTGGCaaagtttacattttcagatatttatatgttattaaaaACTCCACTCAACGGAGGACCCTTTGAGATGAAGTGACGTTACTGGAGTGTTTGTTGGCCTGCAGGAATCTTGTTATCAAATTGAGTTGAGTGTATGACTCAGATGTTACTATACAATTTAGGGGAACCTGATTGCTTTGCTAACCTACATCTAAAAAGAGCATTCAGTCATGATTAAGATAGAGAACTGAAACAACACATCAGAGAAGTATAACTAAGTTTTAGCATATTCGTGTTTCGACTTGTCTTACCAGCATCTTCAGAGATCCTTGCTCTGTATGTCACAAACATCCCAGCTGCATTTTGTGCACAAACGACTGCACCAGGACCGAAAACACACCCATGCACATACATTCTTTTAAATGACTGTTTGAAAGTGGAACTCTGTTTTAAACAGAACTGAAATGTTTCACAAACGGATATGAAAGCTGAAAgttaaaggataggttcacatTGTTCCATGATATAGTTTTTTGCTTGCTATAAGCATCCGTAACATTCATATTTGCCATTAAAATGTCCCGTTCTAACATGTCTCCAGTGGAAAAGATGGATGACAAAAATccaaagcaaaaatataaatatcacaTTTGAGCTGTAAGTTAATAAAGTCGAGTGAGAATCCTCCAAAGTTTTTTTTGTACATGAGTTTCCAGCTGCAGTGGACGGATAGTAACACAAAAAGGGAATTTGGTACAAGATAGGTGAAGATATtcacttgagttgtctaacccaGAGTGCTGAGGCCTGATTTTGTCACCCATCACTTGCTGTACGTAGCGCGAAGGGGTCTCTCAATGGCCAGTATGAGCAGGAGAAATGTTGAGTATATACATGGGCACCTGACTTTTGTTTTCAGACAGAACTAAtgacacactgtgtgtttttgtgtccatCAGCACCCATGTTCTCACAGAGGACGTTGTGTACCGAGAGGTGACTGCTGACCACCGGCTCCTCTCCAGACGCCTCCTGATGAAGACCAACCGGCTGCCTCGCTGGGCAGAGCGACTCTTCCCCACCGGCATGTCTCGCTTCGTGTACATCGTCGAGGACTCCATCGTGGATCCTGTCAACAGGAAGCTGACCACCTACACCTGGAACCTCAACCACACAACTCTCATGGTGAGGCGCCTGATTCTGTGGTTGGTTGCTTTTCATGCAacctttcccttttctttcttatcaACGTTTTTATTTATCGGGATGTCTCACTGACCTTTTACGTTCAACCTACACTGCTGAGACTAACCTCTTGTATTCATTTGACTGGAGCTTTTCCTTAAGGCAGCtataatcaaacattttataaaaagaaaacaatgtgtcaGAGAATTATcagctgaatctgcagctcctcttgGCTTTAGGAAGCTTTATATttagtttcagctcattgtttcgCTGACCGCAACTGTTTCAGTTCACTCTCACTGTTCTCATAGCGTTGTTTTCACCGCAGCAGTCAGCTGTTAACGGCTTAAAAAGCTTTCAgtaacccactgtacactacctgctcagcaccagaCGTCTGATGGACACGGTTAGCTccgagctggtgaacatagtggaagcatttagcagctaaagagtctATAATGTGATATAAGCCTCAGGAGTTCGTTCATTCATTCAACcgttaaaacattaacatttttaaattgctcTAAGGATAAAAGGGACACAGGCGTTAGAATATTCTTCATGTTATTACAGGTTGCAGATGCTCATTAAAAACAGCCGACACCTGCAACGTAATCTAATCATTTGAGCGTGTTCGATAAGGACCCACATTAAAAGGCAGCAGCAAAGTAATGTAAGGGGTTAAAAAACCCAGTAAGGGCCTTCtttgtataaatacataaaacataaacgTACAGAAGTTTCGTTATTTTAACTTAAAAGGTTAAAATATGTCAGTTGTGTTCACAAGGGGTCAAAAGAAACGGTTTGCTGATCGTAGTGGTTCGGGTTATCACAGCTCCAGTGACAAAGGAGAGTACAGACATCTGTTAAATATCATTACATCACTCTCCTCGCACTCAGCACTTATACTGCGCGTTAAATTCTAGCGAAAAACGCATTTGTACAATAATCGAAATGCATATTTTCTACAAAAATTGTCCTTGCTCGATAATGTGAACTATGTTGGCAGAGTATAAAAAAGAGTGAACTGCAGTCAGGTGTAGCTGCGAGCACCAGAAGGGAGAAGGAAATATTAACTCAAGCAGTCTGATCTTCAAAGGAGGCGAGCGTTTGAACAATTCAGATGTAATAATCTTCCAGGGAAGAAGGACCTTGACATGACTTGTACATTATGCAGCTTTAAGGTGTGCTATTTTCACACTCTCATTGCTGTACGCTACACACTAATGCAGGACGGATCTATGCTACTCGTGTTTTTAATCTGCTGCAGTATGATGTGAAGCTAAACTAACTGCTCGTGATCAAAGAAGTTGTCTGATCAAAGCgactcaaaatgtaaaattcCCACCTGTAATTTGCTGCACTCATTACTTTGATGTATTATTAGATAAAATGAACTCTCGCATGTATTAAAGCTACATAACAAAGAAGCTTACAAGCACAATCTGTTGAGTTGTCCACACTCATAGTGCTGAAGATCGTGCAAGAAAAGTGgacttctttgtttctttgtatttttactttaagttCTGTAACACATTCAAACAGTTCCACGGCTTTGTCCTTTACCTTTTTAATTGGCTGTCATTTTTCTCTTCCCCCGCGTTAGTCGGTTGAAGAGCGTTGTATTTTCCAAGACTCCGTGGAGCAGCCGACCACCACCCTGCTGAAACGGGAGGCGTGGATATCCTCAAACGTTTACGGCTTCTCCAGACCTATTCAGGTACTTTCACCCTCTTTAAAGCCATGCTTTAATCAACATGGTAGACTAATGGTGTaatgtacattttcattatattcTTCTTCTAGGCATTATGTTCTTTCCTCACGTGAGACATGAATTCATCAGCATAGAAGTGTAAAAGCAGTTAGATAGTAGCAAagcacacatttatttacaatcaCCTACTTTATCCCTCCTAGAGAGTAGAAATATATTCATGCTACATTTGTTCTTATCTTGGTGGGTGACATACagaatccttttttatttgtcgGTCATAGTATGTGCAGTCGAGGCGTGGGAGCCTGTGTACAAAGGCCAAAATCTAGAAGTGGGAGATTTGATGGAAGAAGTGAAAACGGAGCCAAAAATATGTCAACCTAAAATTGTTATCACTAGATGTGGAAGATGCCAGGCTTGCGTTGACATCCCCAGAGAAACGGAGAGAGAGCACTGCGAGCTAAGTGTTGTTTTATAGACGTCTCCCTAATGCAAAGCCACTTCCTGTTCTGTTTTTTCCCAGGAGTTTGGATTGGCCCGATTCAAGAGCAACCAGGTGAAGGCCATGAAAGGGCTGGAATACGCACTCTCCAACCTACAGGGTACGTACTCTTCACCAGCAGAAACGGGAGGAAAGTGCAAGGGGAGGGAAGAGGGGAAC contains:
- the prelid1b gene encoding PRELI domain containing 1b; translated protein: MVKYFCNNIDIRSTWDHVVSAFWQRYPNPFSTHVLTEDVVYREVTADHRLLSRRLLMKTNRLPRWAERLFPTGMSRFVYIVEDSIVDPVNRKLTTYTWNLNHTTLMSVEERCIFQDSVEQPTTTLLKREAWISSNVYGFSRPIQEFGLARFKSNQVKAMKGLEYALSNLQGETPQRLLRDTVKDASEKAKETAKSLASAASVPQKPQQYV